TGGGAAAAAGATTGGTTCAGTCAGTGTTTGCTTGCTTGCTTTGCTTCCTCAGCTGGATTCTGTTCAGTTCAGGTCGCAAGTCAAGCTGAATGCTACTGTCTTATTTTtcctgtaatttaaaaaaaaaaaaaaaatggccttAATATATCTGCCATTGCTCTGGCGCTGCTCTAGAGTACCTTGTCTATTTTACCCTGTGCCTGCCTTGTCACAAAGACCAGGCCACCTCCAGGTTGCACTAGTTCCCATGAATAGTCATTTTGATATGGAGTTCTATAGGAACGTAACAAAGGTTTAACTAAATgggaaatattatatatatttgtaatgtTTAGCCCGTTTTGTGACTAGACATTAAAAAGCATGAACACTTTCAGTGCAAGGTCAGTTCTTTACACTTTTTAAAAGATGTGTATGCCCCATATTGATGGCACCATTTCTATGTAAATGACAGTTGAACCATCTTCAGAAGACCAGTGTACAACAAAGTCTGTTCTTTTGCATATTTGTGGGGAAAACTAGTAATCTGCCATTATGAAGACTCAGTGTCAATCCTAATAATTCATGTGAGACGGGACGTGTCGTCTGTACCTTGGCcctaatatataaaaacattggAAGTATATGGAAGTATTTACTCAGTCTCCCATCTGAATGGCATATTCCAGATCATACGTCTGTGAAACTGTTATAGATTAAATTTTAAGAATTGTTTTCCTTAATATTGCCAACTTGCAAATATATATTCTCAGTATATTGTGGTTAACTAAAAGTGGAGAGACTAATGCATGGTCATGTTATTGTCAAACAAAGTGtccaattttgttttttttttaccaatttgtTTTCTGCAATTATCCGACATATTTGTGCAGAATTAAATGAATTGAGTATGTGCAAAAAAAATTTCCTCTAACACGCTTGGATATTTGTAGGATGCTGAGCATCACTTCTACCGGCAATGTTATTCTGTGTTTGAATCGGGGAGGGGCGGGAGGGGGATCGTCATGTTTATCCAGTCAGTCTTATATGTCGTGTGGTGTGGCAGACACTTCTGAggattttgtaaattaaaaaagggtagcatcatttttacatgataTTACTCGCCGTTCAGCGTCATGTTGAGATGTTGGAACTACTTTTTGTTTTGAAGCAAAAAAGATGAAGTTGTTGTCAGCAAGAATGCCTGCATTAACCCATTAAAACATTTCCAGCAGTCCAAAGACCCccacgtttgtttttgttttttaacccaAGATTGTTAAACTTGAGGAGCTCACAGTGGGGGAGAGTGCGTGGTTATTATTCACGCGGTCTCATTGTAATGACCATATTAATGGATGTGTATGCCAAgcagagtttgtttttcttcgtcTGCTTAATttaaatatgatgatgatgattattggACCTTTGTCTTCTCACATATGCATTTTCCACTTGAGTATAATTTGAACGCGAGGCTGTTCTTTCCTGCTGGAATAGAGACGTCTTGTCCGCCCTTCTCAGTCAACACAGATCCCAGAAAAATATACCTGATACCATCTCTGCTTCGGGacgcctcctccacctcccccgtcttcctcctccttggcTTTTCTCGAATGAGTGTAGCTCTCAGTTTGGTGGCGCTGTCCAAAATTGGAAATTTGTTCTGTTGTTTGGATTGAAAGAACCCAGTGTTGCTAACACTTGACGCCGGGTCACGAGTTGAATATTATATTGGCTTgttaagaaaatgtgtgtgtggggggagaaAAAGTCCCGTTCTCGTCATGAGACAAAAGGAATACTCACTGTGCTCGCTCCATCCACCAAGATATTGTGtcatgaaaaatatttttttttatattaaaacataacTACCTTTACATCCCAGGATGCTTTTGAACAAATCCAGTGTGACGGGAATCTAttgagttttcctttttttttttttttttttttgcaatggaTTTGTAATGGACTGTTAATCCAGGATGTCGTAAAGCTACAAAGATGTGACACTGTCCTCTGATTAAGTAGTTAATGTATGTAAAGTAAAGTGTTAATGTGATCAAGGTATTACATGGGCaattagctaaaaaaaaaaaacagtcttttattttgaactaCTGTGTCTCATAATCTGTAATGTCAGTACTGGCACAGGAAAAGTGAACTGTATGTTGCATTCCCTGTATAGTTTTCTGATGTGGCAGGAAAGCCCTGTGTGACTTGATGCCTATGGAGTGGGTGCCTCACCCTGATCAGATAAGAGTAATGGAAGCGAATGAAAAGACCCCTGTCTCTGATGGCCACAGAAAAATGGATGTGCTCCCTGAGGTGTACCGCTGGTATCATCCTACGCCTGTGGACACAGATTTATTGCCCATTAAAAAGCTACACTGAAATGTACCTCTTAAAATGGTGTGTTTATCCTGTTGAGAAGTCCTTGTAGGAATGAAACGAGCCAACTGTGTGcactgacagactggagttgaCTCAgtgtgactgtgctgtgagccgAGTTCAAATAAGGTTTAATGCCATAAAAACCTAAATTGATCTTTACAGTTTTCAGTGTTAACAAAAGTAACCCCCATATGAATTCAAATATTCCAAAAAATGAACATTCGTACATACATTATACACACAGCATTGCTCTTATGCCTATTTTACAGGGGAACCGTTAAAACAAGATTAAGCAAGCAAGAAATCAAATTAGGTACAATTTGCATGGATTACAAATATGGAACTCTATTACTAGAAGCAACAGATATGATTACAAGATGCCGCCGAACAATCACCAAAAAATAAGGATCAGTACACTCATTGATATAtttctctggaaaaaaaaaaaagagaattgatTGACATCATTTACTCTGAAGCcataattaaacacattaaagttTCACGATAATACACGGCATTTTCACAAAGGAGTAAAACTGAAACATCAACGTATATCAACTCtgatttcaacatttccttATCGTACACCTCACCACATGTTTAATGCGACAGGGGTTTCGTTTACAGCAGATGGACAAAGGCATGGGATACAGCGAGGAAAGTAACCAATAACAATAATTGCGGCGTGTGTAACAGCCCAACCCTCCCCTCCGCCggtgtgaaaacaacacaactcatgacattatttaatgttaaacggttttcaacaaaacatttttaagatgtttttgtcGCTGCAAAGTCAAAGCACATCACACCGTTCACTACAAGACTGGATGTTATCCACTTTTACACAAAACTTGTTCGGTTTAAGCCTGCTGTACATTTGGGAAATGTCTGACATTTTCAAATTTTATGGTCCCACGTCTCATTAAGATTCCAGACGGATTTTCtactcccccccacacacacacacacatacctttttctttttctccttttggtTTCACTCCTTGGTGTTAAGTAAATGAAATTTCCCAAGCTAATTAAAGCCTATTAAAGACAGGTAATGTCAAGGCTCGTGGCAGGACCATGACAAAGTGCTGATAATTGTCTGCCAGACTCACTAAATCCACCTGTCCTGCAATTATCCCCCACTCCAACACCCCCACAGCCACCTCTCCTGACACATTAATCCGGAGTGTGGCTCTCGCGGCAGACTGATGCCTCAAAGTGCATCTTGCAAACACAGATGTTCGTTTTTGGGGCTAGTTTAGCGGAAACACGCACACCTTATGGCGACCGTAGCACTGAAAACCAACGCTCTATAAGAACCAGCACACCTGAGCCCCCGTCTacatacacactgtgtgtgtcgtGATTTATGTTCATGCTCtcatgtagttttttttcttcttctttttttttttgccgcaaTCAGATCAGCTGAATCGTCTTAAATTGTCGTGCGCATGCACGTACAATTTGCTCAGTGaattatttcacatcatttcagtcctgacaagagacagacagcagagaTAAAAGATATTATTTATGCAGAGCTACTTTGAAAAATGACTCATTAATCTACTTAATCTGAAATAAAAGGCTGCCCCACCTGTGTTCTGCTCACAGGTACAAATGGACAGCGGCTCCACTTTGAAACGATGGAGAGATAATTGTGACGTATCGGTCAAAAGAAGTGTTTAAATTTCATGGCCTGCCGAGTCACAATTCAAATGTGTAAGTGATTATTAACTTGATTTAAAGCCTTGTCATTTTCCACCCCCATAAATGTCGGCGTGAATGAGTTGAGAGAGTTGTGTGATGACGCTAACATCCATGCTGCATTGGCAATCGAGCCACGTGAGATTGCCGCATGCCTGTGGCCGAGCCTTAAAGACAACATCTGGAGAACATAGTCATTATTTCACAAAGAACATGTGTGCTGTTGTGATGGGAGAAAGTCACCCGGGGGGTTGGTAGCGAGCTCTCAATCCCGAGCCGACCACTAAAACCCGAGTCCCTGGACTCTAAATATCTGACAGAGTTAGAGCTGCATACATGTGCAATATGTACAAAAGGTTTGCAGTAATGTGGCAAATCCCTCGCGAGTGTGCGTGTCCCGCCTGCAGAATGCCTCGGGTATTTAAGGACAAGAAGATTAGAAGTTGACATTTACATAATTTGACGATAAAACAAAAGGTTGATGCGTTCTAACAACCGCTAGGTCATCCTGTGGAGGAGTACGGTGTGTCGCTATGGTAGTTGTAGTCAGGGCATACCTTTTGCACCAGTTTATAGTCTACGCTGTAAAAGGCTATATAGATGCATATGACTTTAAAGGGTTTCGAGCAGAGCCAGGACACGTGGCTCTGCGTCTGTTCCTGATAGCACATCTTGGACTGGTCAAAGTTGCACATGGCAGTCTTCTTGTTGCGGTCCGTCTTCTCGTACTCAATGCGGCAGTTGAAGGATTTGGTGTCTTTGTTCTCCAGCGTGGATTGCTGGGCGATCTCGAACTCCACCACCTTGGACGGCGGCACCAAGCTGACGGACACGTTCCCCAGGCCCGTGGAGTTGTGGCGGAAGTAGACGCTGAAAGTTCCGTTCCCGTGGTCCACGATCTTTCCTGTGATCAGCAGGTTGAGTTTGACCGTCTTGATGTTGGAGTGGAAATCCCCCCACCCGAACATCTTTTTGAACTTGCCAGTCTTGACGATGGGCCTTCGTTTAGTTCTGGCCTGTGCGCCCTGAACATCTGTCTGGTTGGATAACCAGTCCCAAAAGTCCTCCATGTTCTGTAAATATGTTATTTCCCTCATGTTGCTCTTGAACCCCGGGGAGCCCCTGGCAAACAAGCGCAAGGGGTTGAGGATCCGTGGGCTGACCCCCGTGGGAGAGATCTTCTGCTCATTATGGCCGTCTGCCCACTCGGTGAGCTCTGTGGCTCCGCCATGCACCTTTCTGCATGTGACCTTCAGAGAAAACAGAGCACAGAACATGAAGTGAGACAAGGCACATTCAgcgcttttttttcttaatcttTTCAAGGAAAAATATCTGCTTTTTTGTGAAAAGCCGATATTTTTCCTGATTGCATTGAAAGTGCGCCACAACAAATCAGGCCACCATTAACACGGCGTGCCTTCTAAGTAAACAACTTGTAAGATTAAAGatttacaacaataaaactgcAAGTGCACTTGAAACAGACTCCACAAGCAGCACTCAAGTCTTAAGAAATATAATCAGACTGTTCAGGTTCTTAGTGGTTTCATCCTGTAAAAGGTAGTATTTCTTCTCCATTTGTGCCGCGCTCGTTCATGGTAGAAAGTGTTTGGTTCCTCTCTATAATCATGTAGAGTCTTACTCTTTATCTTGCTCTGTAAAGCACATTGAGGTATGaaacatatttgcatatttgtttttttac
This genomic interval from Solea solea chromosome 2, fSolSol10.1, whole genome shotgun sequence contains the following:
- the nxph2a gene encoding neurexophilin-2; this encodes MRALQTLLLLSVLHQVTCRKVHGGATELTEWADGHNEQKISPTGVSPRILNPLRLFARGSPGFKSNMREITYLQNMEDFWDWLSNQTDVQGAQARTKRRPIVKTGKFKKMFGWGDFHSNIKTVKLNLLITGKIVDHGNGTFSVYFRHNSTGLGNVSVSLVPPSKVVEFEIAQQSTLENKDTKSFNCRIEYEKTDRNKKTAMCNFDQSKMCYQEQTQSHVSWLCSKPFKVICIYIAFYSVDYKLVQKVCPDYNYHSDTPYSSTG